The sequence CTGACTGTTTGTGGAATACAGCTGAAAGATAATTCGGACATAAAAATGACCAATCGTTTTATCCCTCTAGTTATTTCTAGACTAATATTTTTCTCAGATTTGTCtaaaaaataaagacttgttttttttcttcatctagATGTCAATTTCCATCAGCAGTGAATGTCTTCCACATCAGATACTTCAGAACCTCAACTGTTCACAGTATGTACTGAGACAGCTCTCTGCATCTTATCCTCAGCTCTGCCCAGTGTTTATTAGACTAACTCTTGCTTCTGCCTTTGTTCAGGGGAGGATGTCGTCACCGTCAAAACTCCTGCATTCGCAGAATCTGTTTCAGAGGGAGACGTGAGGTGGGAGAAAGGTTTGTACTTGTTTAAGACTGTAAAATATTATCAGTGTTTCACACATGTcagtttcctgtattgtttcatgAATAAATCAGAAGATGAAACTGAACAATTGTTTCTGCTTTAGCTGTGGGCGACTCAGTGACAGAAGATGAGGTGGTGTGTGAGATTGAGACGGACAAGGTACGGACAGGAAAGAGCATCAACCTCAAATCAGGATTTTTttgacaacaacacaatgtaAAAAGATTATGTAAAACGTGTGTATTTTGTTGTTCCAGACCTCTGTTCAAGTCCCGGCTCCAGCATCTGGAGTGATTGAGGAGCTGCTGGTTCCCGATGGAGAGAAGGTAGAATCAGGAACTCCCCTCTTCAAACTGCGGAAAGGAGGTAGGCTTAACTGATCATCAGATTATCATTTTATCAGTGAACCAGAAAAACTTGGCACTATTTAAATGCTGCTTCCAGTCTACACAacatattttgaaaatgttaaatcaGTTGTGTAACTTAAAATATGTAATAAAACAGGTTTGGTTGTGACGCAAAGACAGGATCTGCTTTTCAccacatttttttactttgaaatcttACTGTAGTTGTGTGTTGTATAAGTATAAATAATATAGACGTGTAAACAAAGTCTAAACTGCATTGTAAAGTGACTGAAAAGCCGAAGGTTTACAACCAAATGTAAACTGATTAAAACGTACAAATAAAAATTGATTCATTCATGACAGCACAatgaacacactgacacacattgtACGTTTTGTGAATCATTTCGACTTCATTGCTCCTTCTCTACGTCTTGTCTCCTCAGTCGTCGCTGCCAAAGCTGCCCCAGCTGCAGAAGCTGCagtgcctcctcctccacctccagcttcaACCCCCACAGCCATGCCTAAAGTGCCCCCAGCACCACCACAGGCGGCCCCGGCCAAACCTGGTGTGTTACCTTCTCCCGCATATAAATCTACTGATAGCATGTATTCATTCTAATGTGTATAAGTATGTATATGAGTGGGTGACAACTACAGAAACATGGTATTAAAAGGCTGAATTATAAGTTTTTCACATGATATGTTCTGCTCTCGGTACTGGAGAATTCAGAAAatagattttatatatttttgctaTGGAATTTTTTTCTCACCAAATGAGTTtatgattaagatgcattttggTCTGATTTATCTGAATCTAATTTTTagcctgtctctctttctctctgtgtagtTTCTGCCATGAAAGCTGCTCCTGCACCTCCAGCACTCGCTCCTCCAACAGAaggcagcagaggagaaaacagggTAACACATGTTTTTGTCATGCATGGCTGCccaacaatgtaaaaaaacatggatcaAAGATAGTGTTTGTTCTTCAGGTGAAGATGAACCGTATGAGGTTGAGGATCGCCCAGCGGCTGAAGGAGGCTCAGGAAACCTGCGCCATGCTGACCACCTTCAACGAGGTCGACATGAGGTGAGACACAGCAAAGATCTAAAGCTTGGCCTGTCAGGATCACAAgctcaagacaaaacaactggattcACGTTTCATGGCAGAAGAGTGGGTCCTCCAGTTTCACATGTGGGGACACATTGTTCCTTTCATATAAACCTGTTTCCTCTGTAATGTCCTCGATCTTCCTCAGCAACATCCAGGAGATGAGGAAACTCTATAAAGATGCTTTCCTGAAGAAGCACGCCGTCAAACTGGGTTTCATGTCAGCGTTTGTGAAAGCTGCAGCATACGCTCTCACTGACCAACCTGCTGTCAATGCTGGTGAGACAACACACACTTACTTACAATGTGTTTTCTATCGCttgatatttaactttttaaagtaTTACCATAAACCGAAGtgttaaagtttaaaatgttctgtttttcaCTCCAGTCATCGATGACACCACTAAAGAGATCATCTACAGGGATTATGTGGACATAAGTGTCGCTGTGGCAACTCCAAAAGTACGACCTTTGACTCTGAACTTTAAATCTTTGTGTAAAACCAGTCGCTGTCTAACTGTGAAAGTAACATGGTGTGCATGTGCAGGGGCTCGTGGTTCCAGTGATCCGTAACGTTGAGACCATGAACTTCACTGACATTGAGAAAGCCATTAACGCTCTGGGAGAAAAGGTGAGAAGCCTTGTGATCATCAGCATCCTAAAGATACTGTTTCCTATTAAAGCTTTATTTTTATAACTACAATAACAAATACTTTGTGTTGTTCACCTCAGGCTCGTAAAAATGAGATTGCTGTTGAAGATATGGACGGAGGCACTTTCACCATCAGCAATGGTGGCGTGTTCGGCTCCATGTTTGGAACGCCCATCATCAACCCTCCCCAGTCCGCCATCCTCGGCATGCACGGAATCTTCGAGCGACCTGTTGCTATAAACGGCCAGGTAAGAACACAGGGACACCAGTTTATCTACTGGGTCAAAACAAGTTCAACTGGTACAAAAGGCTCCAAAGAGTTATGAAGTGTATGTTTGCTTTAAATGTCACACGATAACGAACAAAAACCAGGAGGTCCTTTTTATCTGCCTGTAACAAGCAGTGGTTAAACATACTAAGCTGGATCTACTGGTTTCCTATTCTGATTAAGTCAAACACAAGTTAACAAGAGAACTGCTGTGTGCTGTGGCAGGTGGAGATCCGGCCCATGATGTACGTGGCGCTGACGTACGACCACCGACTCGTTGACGGCAGAGAAGCCGTCACTTTCCTGCGGAAGATCAAATCTGTGGTGGAAGATCCACGACTGCTGCTTCTGGACATGTGAAGTGTCTTCCACCGCAACGCTCAGCCGCTTAAAATGAACTCCACTTCACAAAAACACGCACAAAACGCTCTACACAACAACTTTCCTCTTTTTAAGTGTTCAGTCTAACTCATGGAGCTTTAATAGGCTATTTTATTGATAGAGATTCATTTGAATTGTCCGcccttgcaaaaaaaaaaatgtttagaaaAATAGTTTGTCTTCAGTCACATTGATGTTACATGTCTTTGTTGAAGCACCTAAGGGGGTGTTATTATGCCCATGTGCTCTTCAGATGCTCACATGTATCAGTAGATTAAGCAGCGTCCTGGTTAAAAACGATTTCTTTCCCCTCAGCCACAGTTGGCTGCAAGTCCTTCTCCCCCGTTCCCCAGTCGATGCTCCTGAGCTGCTCTTTCCACCGTCGGGCCGAACGTCGCTCCCCCAGATGAGTTcaagatgttttaatgttaacaCAGGACTGAAAGATTTCCTCGGTTTGCTGCGAGTCATCAGCAGTAGCTGCCGTCTGGAAAAAGAGGAAACTGGATTTTTTTGAGTAGGGAACTTGTGTATATCAGTTCCATACCAGGAAATCCATGTTGACTGTCTGACGAGAACGTGTGTAGAGGTGAATGAGTTCAGTTATATTCCTGCTTCGCTCACTTCAATCATGTTCTGCACtatattctgttgttttttaaacttttctcACTGCTCTCATAAACTAAACTGTTGATGAGACTGAATTCAATGTTCATCTGCAGAAAACACCAACCAGacactatttctttttttacatatacaaatatatcttATGTTACTTAATGGGCTTTTAgttgtgggagggggggggagttcgAAACGCACAAGTTGgtgtcatgtttttgtgttttatgttcttGGATCTTTCCCAGTGCTATAATTTACATAAAATACGTGTATCTATTTAAAGACACcattttaaacatgaaacaTCTCAAGAGTTTTATGTAATAAAACTTGTCTTGCACATTTCCTTCTGTAACTTTGTTTGGTCATCTTAAGGTTTCAGAGTTAAAGATGTGCTGTTGTCCTGCTTTAGTAGAATTATACATTTAATCTTTGTTCTGCGCAAACAAGACAGATCTCATGTATTTTCCTATCTGTGTATCATATCTGATTCCACATTCATTGATATTGACCATAATACTTATTGCAGCCAAGCAAACACTGCATCAGAGAAACCGCCAGCTGCGTATTTCACTTTAACTTCCGTCTATAAGTAGCGGACATTGCCTTTTTGAACAGAACTCTGAAATATGACAACGGCAAAATAAGAGCGCAACAGGAAGGCAGGGTTCTTCTCCTCATCGATCTCGTCTGCAGCATTTTATCTCGTGCCAAATCTGTTTTGCTGCTGAATCCTCCGCTGCAGCCGAAATCCTGCTCCAGAGCCCAATCTTCAAAGCCTCATTAGCCGGCCACGCGCTCGGCTCCCGAGAAGCTGCAGCTAATGTGATCATCTCTGACAAAGTCTTGAGGGTTGCTCGGCCCTTTACACCACTTCACAGACACAGGCTGgagtgtgtgcagctgtgtATGATCCCCCTTCACTATTTCTGTTTACTTTAATAATCACAGGGGGACAATGGCCCCTAATGTACGTCTTTGTTTCTGTGCCAGCACCTACACAAATGTCTGAGCAACAAATGTCTGTttggaggaaaaacacaggATTCATAATGAGAGCCCAAAAAAACCCTCCAAACATCCGATTAGCATGAGAATACTGGAGGTTCTAATGGACCTGAATAGAGCAAACAATGACACAAGGCCTCctctaatttaattatttacttttattactGCTCAAGATTCCATTAGCGCTTTCCACATGATGGTAATTGGCGGCGTGTGCCAGCGGGTGCAGAGATATCTGAAGGGTTCACTGGCAGGTTTTTGTCTCCTCTGCAAAATTTGGCCAAATCTGTGAATTTGCAATCGGAGCGCTCAATAAGACGTGGGGTTTTAAGTCTTTGTGTCCATTCACATGAAAGATGGCCTGTTAGAAATTTGgcagtgagctgtttgttttcattaaacCACATCAGAGAGATCATTTACCTAAATTATTCTCttatgttttctcttttaaataaGCGAATTATCAGTGTCATTATATAAAGCATCGCATTTCAGATCAACTGCGGGGAAAAGGTGTTTTGATGGTACAATTACAAATGTTATTCAATTCTCAAtttaaactttaactttaaatagTCAGATACCCCATATGAACATAATGCAGTATGAAACCGCTGCTCTTCTTTTAGCAGAACGTCTTCAGCTCttgtatgcattttaaaatcCTGTCATAAAAGTGCACTGGAAAATGCTTCACCTATTAATACAGACAGGGACAGCATCATTCTTCACAGATTAAAAACTGTTTAGcttttcagaaaaatatgaataggAATTTTCACTACAAGtcattatttaactttttctgAGTTCATGTAAACAAATTTATCCTcacaaatgttgttttctgattttattgAGTTATAGGAACAAGGAGACGCATCACGGTAAGAACATGCCTCATTATTTTCTTACAAACacttgttatgttttgtttaacGCAAAGTTCGATAGAAGAGATTTCtacttaattttttaataaatggtaaACGTCACGGCATGTTGTAGGACCTAGAACTCCACTTAAATTCTATCAAGCACCAAATTGGCCACACGCtaagatatcagtcccctataatatatttatatatcatgatccattaattatttcctaggaaatcaaggaaaatattaaattaaaaaaacgtcCGATCCGAGTCAATGCCAAATTTTCTTTCTAGGCTCGTGTCCCATCGTTGTGTAGAAAtatgttcagtagtttttgctcaGCAGGGATGTGGACTAACTGCAATTGGATGTAGCTTCAGATTCTTTGTATCTTACATATGATGTCATCACGTTAAACTCGTGACACATAGAATGTATGCAGAGGAAATGGTATATCATGTCATGCCATGTCATTGTCAGATGATGGCACTGTTGGATCTCACAGCTTGAGTATAATAATCCTGCTGTGCTGGGCCTGTATAAGTGAGGCTGCCATGCATATTCATAACTGTGCTGTTTCCTTTACAGGCCCGAAACAAGCAGCCTGCATCTGGCCctattcttctcctcttctcggCCCTTTGATGTGGACGCCAGctcccttcttcttcctcctcttgtcctCCCCTCATACCTGAAGATTATTTTGGGATGGAGCGGAGGAGGCTGAGGCTGAGGCCCCCGTGGCCCTCGTCCATACACACAGCtggcacagctgaggtgggTGCAGCTGGTGGGTGTCAGAGGTTCAAGTGTTCCCACTGGACACGAGTGGGTTGGGTTGAGAAGTACGGGGGGTGATCTCAGTCCCTCCTCATGGGCACTGACATATCATGCAGAGCTTTTATTTGTACTGTTGTGAGAGTTGAGCTGGTTTAGAAAAGTCATTGTGCAGATGAAgaacattaaaatatgaataacgACTTGAACTCTCATCTGAAGACGTCAGATCTGTCCTCTCGTGTCCTCGTCTCCCAGCTGCCGTGCATCTGTTTCTGGGACGGCTCAGCAAACAGATTCATCAAGTGATTAAATCGCTTCACTGTAATttaagaggagagaaaacatctgcacaacatCTGTTTGTCGCTCTTTTTTCCTGCTCTACAAAAAAATGGGTTTTCCCACTAAACCAAAATAGCATTGAATATGTATCAAGGCTTTCGACCCTCATGATAATAAATCTGGAAATATTGAATGTAACTCAGTGAAGCGCCAGGGACCAACAGTGCCTTtatcaaaccactgatttcaaattaatacatttaaataagggCTAAATTGCACTTTTAAATATCTACTTATCTACAGTGCTGATAAGTTAAAACATCTTGAGAGGTAAAAGACCTGCTCACCTGAGAGTTTGATGgattttatataattatatctatatctattatTATCTGTTACGTGCAGCTGATTGTGGGAAAGATTctgaaaaaaagacatttgacaGTTGTTtttgagatttaaaaaagattaaTGTAATATAAATAGAACCATTGTAGTGCCTCTTGCAGATGAGAGGGTTTTATCTATAATTTACATCCAATTAACTTTAAAACTGATTTGAGTCTGAGTTACCAGACTCTGAATGCTGCTGTTGGGTTAAAGCATGTCCCCTCGGCCTGGAGTGCAATTGAAAACTATACACGTCTCCTGTAGATGGCCTGGAGAGAAGAGGTGAGGTGTTTAAAGACAAAGCATCAGCCATCATAACCTCTGAGGAGGTGAACTCCCctgtcaatttgttttttttatgtacacaagattacacagaaactactggatggatctCCTTGGTGGAAGGATCTGCATCAGGGGGTTTTCCTTcactttttttaacatgtggAGATATGATGgttttgggacattttgagaaccatAGTTAAACCGTCATTTGAACCCACCATCTGTGGATCCAGGTCAGTGCCCCACCCTGCACCACTGTCCTGGGCGGAGGTCTCCTGCTGCTCGGCCTCGGCCTGTGGACAGGACAGTTTGATCTTCCCTCCTGGTCGAGCTGCAGAGTTACACTGACCTCCAGCTGATCCAGTGACTGAGACGAGGTGAGACCACGGACGTGCTGCAGAAATACACCATAGCTGATAACGAGTGTGAAAACTAATTGATTTGTTGGGCTGAAGCAGACCGTGTAGTTCACAAAATGTCCAGTAGAGGGAACTGTTGACCGTGAAGTGTTAATACAAATACGGTTTATTAGGGGTTAATTCACTTTAATTATGAAATCATTCTTTACTATACAGTTTATTTAGGGCTCCCTCTTTTGTTGTCATAAAGAACATTATTGCAAAAGTCCTGTATCTATTCATTTACTTTTTTCCACCATTATTGTTAAATgatctttatatatattaactAGACGGGcagagagtgcatacctcctcTAAGGCTGATTGGCCACATTAATACCATTGTGGGATTTCTAAATTGATTTATGTGTATTATTATGTTTGCATATTGAGGTCAAATACAGAAGCCACATACACAGAAAAGTTCTGCAAACTGCTCatattaaacatgaaaatatgtatATTCATTCTGATACATTTGGATCACTCCCTAAAATGTTTTATGATTTACAATTCTGTGATTTCATGATATCCCCATCTGCACAAACTTCCACCTGTTCACGGTTATTAGCTCTCCACACATGCCTGATTTATTTGTTCACATCACAATTTAATGGTTTGTTCCTTGAGTCTTTGTGAAAATCCAtcttgtagtttttgcataatcctgctaaattacaaaaaaaacacagatgaaaacctaACCTCCTTGGAGGAGTAATCAGAGATCAGTGTGAAATGagaaatcaagttttttttttttttaaaggtcacGACTCGTTTGTATGGTGTGGTTTTTCTAATCTTTACTTAAATGTCAATCGCTGTGAGGTGTTGTTGTTTCCTCCTTCGGCAACAATCTGACTGGTGTTGTGTTACGTTATAATAACTCTTATACAAGAGCAGTTATACAAAGTGATCTTGTGTTTCAGTGAAAAACAAAGATCAAGACGTATAAAGGagaagtgaaataaaaagttcAACCATCGTTTCATAACGGTTGTCAGGGGACGGCTTTGGGCAGAATTTACCAAGGTAAGAAaatcttaaataaatataaaaataaattcagttAAAAGCTCAGTAGCTGTTTGTTCTGAGTGCAGATCGGAGATAAATCTGCTGCGATACTCGAGCCCGGAACAAATAAAAAGCCCCAATGACCTTTTCAGATTCTTTGCAAATGAAAGTAAATCTTTTGCTCAGTGCCAGAAAACTGGATTGCACAACTTTTGTCATTTAATACTTTTAGTGTCATGACGCAGAGGAACTAACACAATGACTTTAATCAATTTCGCTGGAGAAACATCAGACAGACGAGTCGTGTTCGTTCTTGTAGTTAGAAAATAAATTTAATCTATTCAGGATAACAGAGTCGTACATCGCAGATACAGACGTTGAAATACTGCTgagctgtgtgttttcagctgtttgacagagacagactggAAAGGTTGAAAAAGACCAATCACATCAAGTGATTAAGGAGCATTTCATATATATGTTTACGTATACAAAGCAGTATAAAACAAGTATAATAATGGACAGACAACAGTCCCAACAATACAACAAGGGTGTAAACATTTTTCGTGTATATGTGCTTTTCATGACGCCAGCGTCACCACAAATCGGATCAACCGGTATCTGCCGTCGTCGAGGCAGGGTATAAGAATCAACATTACAAAAACATACAGCGTCCACTCTGTCCACACTTGTATTGTGTACTTTATCCTACAAACTCTACTCCTGTATATTTCGACTAGCATACAAAGGAAAACTGCAGAGTCTTTGTGGGTCTCTGCACAGAAACAACAGCACACCGTTCACTCAGGGCTTTTGTAACAGAGCACCATGTTGATATTagtgtgtttcctcagtgttGTTTCCAGTCACACTCTATGGTTTAGATTGGTCCCTTTATGTAGAGATGGCAATGACTAGGCACAGTGCAGTAAGCTGCTCTCGATGCGGAGATGAAACCGGGTGTTTCCAGTCGTCCGATGGACAGAGCCAGCTCTTAGCAGTACTGAGGACGCCCTGCAAACCCCAGGTCCTCGGGCAGAGTCTCCAAAAGTCTCCAGCTCGGAGCTCAAGTGCTTATTTAGAAATGTATTGCCAGTTATGTTTTTTCGTTTGAATGGCTGCCATGGCGGGGGCAAGGTTGGGCCTCAGGGACACGACGTCCCTGGTGTCCCAGGTTTCACTCGTCGTCGCTGGACAGCTGCTCCAGCAGGGGGTTGGCCTCGCCCTCGGGCGTCTTCACGCTGTCGGTCCTCACGATGCAGGTGGGCCGGTGGAGGTTGAGCATCACCATTAGCTGCTGCCTCTCCATTCGGAGCTCCTCGATCTGGGCCTTCAGGTCCGAGTTCACCATCTCCAGACGCTCCGATTCCTGGACAGAGACGTTACATTATAGATAAACTGTTCAGTGTCTTACACTTGACactaacattttataaaaaaatttacaagaactttaagttgtttttgtgatAGTTAAACCAGGCTTAAATTAGCCATATTGTCTTCAAAAACGTGAATTGACAGCTCAGGTTAACTTGAATCAGTCTTTTCTCTGCTGCTCGACTTCTGCTGATCAGTGCTGAGTCATGATCTCACCCTCTGAAGGAAGTCAGTCCGTTCCTTCTTTTTGTTTCGGCAGCGCGCTGCTgccactttgtttttctctcgtcTCCGTTTTCTCCGATCAACGTCTTCATCCATctgtaaacaca comes from Pleuronectes platessa chromosome 17, fPlePla1.1, whole genome shotgun sequence and encodes:
- the LOC128460195 gene encoding dihydrolipoyllysine-residue succinyltransferase component of 2-oxoglutarate dehydrogenase complex, mitochondrial — translated: MLSRSRCAYRALGRSLSAVSQPNNVLHRQSVSGLSVCSRLVYRSPEICQFPSAVNVFHIRYFRTSTVHREDVVTVKTPAFAESVSEGDVRWEKAVGDSVTEDEVVCEIETDKTSVQVPAPASGVIEELLVPDGEKVESGTPLFKLRKGVVAAKAAPAAEAAVPPPPPPASTPTAMPKVPPAPPQAAPAKPVSAMKAAPAPPALAPPTEGSRGENRVKMNRMRLRIAQRLKEAQETCAMLTTFNEVDMSNIQEMRKLYKDAFLKKHAVKLGFMSAFVKAAAYALTDQPAVNAVIDDTTKEIIYRDYVDISVAVATPKGLVVPVIRNVETMNFTDIEKAINALGEKARKNEIAVEDMDGGTFTISNGGVFGSMFGTPIINPPQSAILGMHGIFERPVAINGQVEIRPMMYVALTYDHRLVDGREAVTFLRKIKSVVEDPRLLLLDM
- the LOC128460084 gene encoding jun dimerization protein 2 codes for the protein MMPGQIPDPSLAAGSLPSLGPLAGISATTLTDQLKLADFRQLGTMLSPLHFLGRLGKRPLAIKTEMDEDVDRRKRRREKNKVAAARCRNKKKERTDFLQRESERLEMVNSDLKAQIEELRMERQQLMVMLNLHRPTCIVRTDSVKTPEGEANPLLEQLSSDDE